A single window of Nematostella vectensis chromosome 4, jaNemVect1.1, whole genome shotgun sequence DNA harbors:
- the LOC5516083 gene encoding RING finger and CHY zinc finger domain-containing protein 1 isoform X1 has translation MIYTKKSISEMQESSQAPLNDDYKAPMVRGTNCKHYSRDTCLMHFPCCPKDHFYPCHKCHNEMMEDETLWNNKADNEKQSSTDENDIDNDDSEIKNKNDSNKQMDSVDTMESIALASSSESIKRHGSVDSKSVDSVKCTHCHVDQELSQHCTYCEKKFAFYFCNKCKLLGDSKELDPYHCDKCGVCRAYKSEYYHCDGCNLCMDKKLLNNHKCIADSQSDECAVCLQEVFSGCLVFPCGHKVHEDCALNLVMTGNSINCPVCRQPFLDLNSKKPGLVKRLWRWWNS, from the exons GGCACCAATTGTAAGCACTACTCGCGAGACACGTGTCTCATGCACTTCCCTTGCTGCCCAAAAGATCACTTTTACCCTTGTCACAAATGCCACAATGAAATGATGGAAGATGAAACCTTGTGGAATAACAAAGCTGACAACGAAAAACAGTCATCCACTGATGAGAatgatattgataatgatgacagtgaaataaaaaataaaaatgacagtAACAAACAGATGGATTCAGTTGATACCATGGAATCAATAGCTCTGGCGTCATCATCAGAATCAATAAAGCGTCATGGTTCAGTGGATAGCAAGTCAGTGGATTCAGTCAAATGCACTCACTGCCATGTTGACCAGGAG TTGTCCCAGCATTGCACCTATTGTGAAAAGAAGTTTGCTTTCTATTTCTGCAATAAATGCAAACTGCTGGGGGACAGTAAGGAGCTTGATCCTTACCATTGTGACAAATGTGGAGTGTGCAG aGCTTACAAAAgcgagtactatcactgtgaTGGCTGCAATTTGTGTATGGACAAAAAACTGTTAAACAACCATAAATGCATTGCTGACAGCCAAAGTGATGAATGTGCAGTTTGTCTACAG GAAGTATTTTCTGGATGTCTGGTGTTTCCATGTGGACACAAGGTACACGAGGACTGTGCACTAAACTTGGTCATGACAGGGAACAG CATCAACTGTCCTGTTTGTCGTCAGCCATTTCTGGATCTCAATTCAAAAAAACCTGGACTTGTCAAAAGACTTTGGCGGTGGTGGAATTCCTGA
- the LOC5516083 gene encoding E3 ubiquitin-protein ligase MIEL1 isoform X2, translating into MIYTKKSISEMQESSQAPLNDDYKAPMGTNCKHYSRDTCLMHFPCCPKDHFYPCHKCHNEMMEDETLWNNKADNEKQSSTDENDIDNDDSEIKNKNDSNKQMDSVDTMESIALASSSESIKRHGSVDSKSVDSVKCTHCHVDQELSQHCTYCEKKFAFYFCNKCKLLGDSKELDPYHCDKCGVCRAYKSEYYHCDGCNLCMDKKLLNNHKCIADSQSDECAVCLQEVFSGCLVFPCGHKVHEDCALNLVMTGNSINCPVCRQPFLDLNSKKPGLVKRLWRWWNS; encoded by the exons GGCACCAATTGTAAGCACTACTCGCGAGACACGTGTCTCATGCACTTCCCTTGCTGCCCAAAAGATCACTTTTACCCTTGTCACAAATGCCACAATGAAATGATGGAAGATGAAACCTTGTGGAATAACAAAGCTGACAACGAAAAACAGTCATCCACTGATGAGAatgatattgataatgatgacagtgaaataaaaaataaaaatgacagtAACAAACAGATGGATTCAGTTGATACCATGGAATCAATAGCTCTGGCGTCATCATCAGAATCAATAAAGCGTCATGGTTCAGTGGATAGCAAGTCAGTGGATTCAGTCAAATGCACTCACTGCCATGTTGACCAGGAG TTGTCCCAGCATTGCACCTATTGTGAAAAGAAGTTTGCTTTCTATTTCTGCAATAAATGCAAACTGCTGGGGGACAGTAAGGAGCTTGATCCTTACCATTGTGACAAATGTGGAGTGTGCAG aGCTTACAAAAgcgagtactatcactgtgaTGGCTGCAATTTGTGTATGGACAAAAAACTGTTAAACAACCATAAATGCATTGCTGACAGCCAAAGTGATGAATGTGCAGTTTGTCTACAG GAAGTATTTTCTGGATGTCTGGTGTTTCCATGTGGACACAAGGTACACGAGGACTGTGCACTAAACTTGGTCATGACAGGGAACAG CATCAACTGTCCTGTTTGTCGTCAGCCATTTCTGGATCTCAATTCAAAAAAACCTGGACTTGTCAAAAGACTTTGGCGGTGGTGGAATTCCTGA